CCTTCAGGGGGGAGATATACGTGAACTTAGGTTTTCTGCTTCATCATATATGAACAACGATTTTCAGAGACATATCTGGATACATAATAGGACCTACATTGATCTCTAAACAATTCTATACTGAGATAAACTTGGCCATTTCGAGATATTGGATTTGGGGGAAAGAAGTATAACTAACATACATACGCATTGGAAAACAGTAAAACAAATGTGAGTGTACGTGGCCTTCCGAGCGGTATCGTCGAGTTGGTAATACAATTTCGTAGGTTGACTGTACGGATCGGTCAGTGAGTTTTCTGACTATACCACCTTGCTGTCTTTTTGTTGCCCATAACACCTTCGAATAGCATCACTagtcattcattcattcttaAACTTTTTGTTGTTAGAATCCTTCCGCAACAACGGGTACAATACACATCAAATATACAAAAGCTGCTGTTCTCGTCAGACTTGAGGAGCCAGGCTGCCGTTCCCTCTAGGGGAAGGTGCCTTTTTCCTGATTTTCTATTGATGACAGGCGGGTCATTGGAGTCAATTCAGCCAGTATAGCAGCCTTCAAAGTGCGTGTCCACCTTGGTTGACTAAAGTAGGCATATCGGTGTGAGAAGGCTGCTCTTGTCTGAGCTTCTCCAAGGTGGATGAATACTGAACCACGAGTTAGCTATTAGTCTGGACGAAATGGCCATTGACGGGTTCCGCCTACCTTAAAAGCAAAGTTCAATACAAGGGCTACAGCCAATCCGATACACACAACTATCGGTCCAAAAGTATTGTCTAGATCCCGCCCGCTTCGTTGGCGAATAAGTCGAGAGCGCTTCTCATACATGTACCACCCCCAGGCTGCGGAAAAGATTGCAAAGCAAGTATAGACGATAGCGAGGGCGCGGGCTATGTCATTGGTTTTACCCGCCGCGTTATAAAGACCCAGAGAGAgcgaggaaagaaggatacTGACGTGAAGCCATTTTATGAAGGTTCGCTGGTTGGCAAGCCACACTTTGCTTTCGACCTTGACAGGTCCGGAATCCTTGATCCAGGTACCTGGCTCCCGTACACCCGGCGGCAAAGCAACCGAAGCCTGCTGCACGCGACTTGCAcgtgaaaaagaaaacgtTGGAAACAACGCAGCCAGACGGGACAGGGTCACAGGTCGGTCCTCTTGCTCTGATGATTCAGGTACTTCATGAGAGACGCCCTCTAAGGCAGACGGTCTGGAAGATGGCGCTGCCTGGGGTGATGGCCTCGGGCGTGTGGAACTTTCGACGTCTGGTAACCTAGAGATGGGGGATCCCACCAAGGGCTTTACAGACGGGCTCGCCCTGTTGCCAAGGAAGCTTCCAACTGCCATGTCATCTTCCGCCCGTTTTGCAATTCTTTCTCGCTCCTGCTGGAACGCAGTCTCAGGATCCCGGCGGATGTCATTTTCCATCTCACCAAGCCAGAAAGGAAAGCTGTTGACATAGTCTTCAAAAAGCTGTGCGACGCCATGAACAAATTTAGAAAACCGTGGGGCCTCCTTCACAAGGTGTGAAACCATCAGATCATTGACCCATTCGGCTTTGTGTGCAGACTCCCCCCTCAGCTTAATCTCCAGCAAACCATACGGGAAGCGCGCGATTTCACCTGTTCGGACGGTACTGAATGGATATTCCATACCGACATTGTCGATATCAGTACGGTGCCATTCATTCGCATCACGGCAGGGTCGCTCTTCATCCAAAGAGTCTTCACGAATTAGTGCTAAATTCGTGTCGAGAGAGATGCGGATCCGATCATCGCCAGGAATCTGGAAAGCCGTGCGAGTATAGTTGGCTCGCAGCATGGGTTGCACCTGGTGCTCCTTAATGAACGATTGCAGCTCATCCACATCCCTCTTGAGAGATTCTGCCTGCTCCGACTCTCCATTACCCATGTCGGTCATCCGATGGAGCTTCTTGTCAAATCGATATTCGCCGTCGAGAAACTCTTTCACGTGCTTCTGCTTCAGCTGCACCTTTACCTCTTTACTGCGATCGTCATCGGTCACGACCTTTTTCTCCAAGAAGATAGCAGGCTTATCTTTCAGATTTCCAGTCCATCTAATCCTCAGGGAACTGGCCTCAGGTGCACGTGCGACCTTTTGAGTGTAAAGGTCAAATTGTGGGGTGTCAAAGTATAGGGATGTGATTGTAGGGTCGTCTGGAAGTGTCTCTAATTCCTTAGAAGTGCCAGGGTTATAGATGAGGACCGGCAATCGTCGAAGGATGTAAGTTTTGACTTCTAGAATGTTATCGGAGTGTACCCAAAACTTCAATGATGAATATGAGTCTTGGCCGAACCGAGGCGCCTCCACATCCTTGGGCTCAACAACACCCTGACTCGATATTTCACGAACAAAGGAATACATCACTGACAGCCTGCGGACTAGGGGCGAATAATCTTCAGAGTTAAATGGCAACTGCGATAGCCGGACTTGAAGCAGAGGCTTAACGCGATATCGGGCCCCTCGCTTTCTATCATGCTTCTTTGCAGCTTTGAGGAACCCAGTGAAGTTGATGCGACTGTACTTCTCGAGCTCGCTCACTTCTTTGGTGATACCATCTAATTCCTGGAGAACTTCGGAAGCGATAGTCTTCCTCTCATTTTCGTCGACTATAGTGGGTACCTCGTTTTCGTCAGAGGGTGCCAGTGGTCGCAGCTTGGTTTCACAGGCAGAAGTACGTTCCCTCAACTGCTGGGAAGTCTCCACTTGGAAAGCGTTGACTTTGTCCACTTGAACGTTGATCAGTTCCTGGACAAAagcctcttcatcctgttcCGTCCATTGAGTGTCCGAGTCACTGCCATCCCCGGTGACATCATGCTCTCTCAAGAGGACCTTGAGCTTGTGGTAATCGATGTACTTCCCACTCCACGGAGGATAAATTGAATTCTTGAGAGTTTTACCAAAGCGCATGGTGGTCTAGACACGACTTTGGAACGGCTGTGAAAGCGAGCGTGGTGGGAAAGAGTACTTGGTAACTGAGTTCGAAGGGATGGATAGAAAAGGCGCCCTTTGAATAGATAAGATGATAATAACAGAGAAAAATTGGGATATAAGATGGATTGCTGCTCACTCACTCCATCCAAAGCTGTGgcaaagaatgaaagaaaaaatttcTGTGGACCAAAATTTACTGCAGTTATAGTGTCGTGTAGGTGTTAGTCCGACTAGCAGCTCTCCTACCCCCCAGGGCATACTAGTCCATAAGGTCCATACTATCGCAATGGCGTCTGGACGCACGTGCAAAGCTTTCCTCCCATTTTTGGTAAGGTGTTACATCGGTCAATGGGCCAGTCATAGCGAGGGATGCCGTTTGGACCCGCTAGGCGGTAACGATGTAGGTAAAATAAATACGCTACGGCCTGTTTTCATTTATTGGATACCTCTCATTACCGATACTGCTAGACCCGAGGTGCCGATAAGGATTTCCCGACAATAATTCTGGCTTCTTTCCTATACTGGCCCCAACTGCTTTGCCAGCTTCTTAATTGCTGCCTGAAgctttgtgttttctttgcctATTAGCCGAAATATCTTTACTTAGTAGGCAGAGGTATTCTCATGTACCTGGATACTTGACCTCGATGGAGACACCAAAGTCCGAGTTGTTAGAAGCAGTTCCGCTCTCCAGTTCTCTTCATGATGCACTACGGTACCTCCATGACCATCCGTATCCTCATGTTCCCAATCCGCCAGCATGCAATAAACGCGCCTCCGTGGCCCTCGTCCTTCGAGTCCGACCTACGCATAACCATTGGCCCGACTCGCAACACTCGTCTATCACTCCGCAAGAGAACAATACTGCGTCAGTCAAGCAACGCTTGAATACTTTTTTCTCTCAGGACTGGGTTCAGAACGGCGATCCCGAGGCTCTCTTCATCAAACGAGCTTCCCGTGTGGGAGATCGCTGGACTGGCCATGTTGCTCTACCTGGAGGAAAGCgtgatccagaagatgcagaCGACAAAGCTGCTGCTATTAGGGAAGCATCAGAAGAAGTAGGACTCGACTTGACGGCGGATGAGTATATATTTGTGGGGAATCTACCGGAGCGTGTTGTATCTACTGGTTGGACCTCCGTTCCGTACGTTTTCCTTCTATAGCTTTTCTTAGCTCAGCTGCTGATGGCGTTGATCCAAGTTTAATGGTTCTTTGCCCTTATGTTTTCCTTCTAACATGCAGTGATTCTCCGACCCTCCGACTACAGCCAACAGAGGTTGCTTCAACCCACTGGGTACCTCTTAGTgctctcctttctccttcgCAGCGCACGGTGGAGTATGTCGATATATCGCAGCGCTATGCGAAAACGTCTGGATTTATCACCCGTCTTACTTATCGGTACATCTTGGGCCTTATGGAGTTTTCTGCTGTCCGGTTAAGGCCGACTGAAAGTCTTTGGTGCAATCCGTCGTTTGGATTTGCCGCTATAGACAGCCGAGGACCGTCTCCCCTAATGCAACGATTAAAGGCGTGGTTCTTTGGCAACCGACCTGATCCTGAGGACCAGACTCAGCCCCTTCTTCTATGGGGGTTGACTCTCGGTATTCTAGCTGACTTTTTAGATATGCTCCCGCCTCACACAGCTGTGCAGCTGTGGGAGTACCCTACGTTTACCTTCCCCGACCTACGCCTGATTACCAGCATTCTAACTTATCGCCTACGGAAAAGCAACAAGCTCCAGGCCAAGTCTAGACCTCAACTAAGCAACACAGCGGTTGGCAGTCAAACATCTGGTGTGAGTGTAACCAGTAATGATGATGCAGCGGAAGCGAGCCATTTTCATAATGAAGTTGGCATCGAGGGGCTAGGAGTTGGCAGGTACTATGGGTCATCTGAAACCAAAGAGTTGGAACGGGATACACATGCTGTTGGTATCATGCTTAAAGGTTATTATGCTAAACTCAGATTTGCTATCCAGATTTTCTTGGCGTGGCGAGCTGCTATAGGTTCCTTAGCTGTGTTGTACACATGGAGACTATTCCGACGCCGAAAATGATTGTACCTTGCCGAGCGTTGCTATATGGACACCTTAATGGGACCTGTATATAGTTTCGAATATCTAGTTGAAGTAGAGTCTCATACAGTATCTCGTACTATAGGTACTGTACATCATGTAATGATTGAAATATCATATGTTCTGTAGCGTAATTACATGGTTATATTGTATCAAAGCATGCAATATATTGGTAAAACGTGTTACATAAACACGCCAAGCCGAAGCTTATCAAAAATGACGGTTTGCTATGGTGATCCACCAACATCGGCagaccatcgtcttctttgCCGCCTGGTTCATCTATACTTAGTCTCTCTTCGACACTACCGATGACGATGGCCGCCACGCAAAAGCTATATCCGCGCGGAACGGTGAAGCGTATTGTTAAAGCCCAGTCGAATCGCAACGTGAGCAAGAATGCTGATATACTGGTAAGTACTCTGAATAGCCAAAAAAGCGGCATTGATAGTTAGTAACTTGCTGCTTTCACTATTTCATAGATCTTCCTGGACTATATGCTTTTCATGCAAGAGTGAGTGattattgtttttctctAGCCCTCTGGCTATGTGCGGTCCCAAGTTGGAAAGATGATGTGCAAAAGACTGGGAAGGATTGCGACGATGAATTTGATACTAAAGGTACCTTCTAGATTGGTACGCGAAGCAGCAATTCGCTCGCGCAAAGCTGGTGACAAAACCATTGGCCCAAATTCCGTCCGAAAGGTGACCGAGGTGCGTTTCTGATTCATTACTGCGTTTGTGGTTCCTGTAACTCTTTTTTCTCATTATCATGCTCTTCCCCTAGAGGACATTACGCAAGTTCAAGGGTTGACCATACAATGCGACTTCATGCACCGTGCATAAATCCCTGAATTCCCTTACGAGAGGAACCATAGGAGGCAGAGTCTACAGGATAACATAGCTAGGTTACTATTGTTTTAGCGTTGAACATAGGAACAGGTACTACTAGGGCACTTAGTTTGCCTTCTCCATGTTTGGTCACATCAAGTTTGGGCAAGAATGAGGGATGTGGAGGCGTTACTTAGGAGTTTATTCTATGATACCCCATTGTATTTGTTCCATGACGAGCTATTCCGACGCGCACACACACGCTTCTCCCTGGTTCAATTGGCTTTATATTGAAGTAATCCCTAAAAAGATGCACCTGCGCGCCCCCAAGGCTGCAGCCATTGACTCGGTAGCTGCGTGCCTACTGGCTGAGCGTTGTTCTGGGTGCTTTGTTGAGCTGCACGCGACAGAAGCGGCCTGAGGTTCGGAAGAGTTCCACCCGCATCTTTCGCACCGCcagctttctttttcatcttcAAACACCTCTGCTTTCGAACTCTTCTTCCAACACGTCTCGAATTCATCGTTTATCGTTTTTGTATTAGATTATTCAAAACCTTCCTTCTATTCTCTTCCCTACATCAACCCTTATATCCTCAACATTGTTCCTATTGCGTTCACTCTCTTCTAGGGAAAACCACCAGAGACGTCATCTTTCAGCATCATGGCTGCCGCTTCTGTCAATAACAGTAACCCTCAGGCACAGCCCGAGTCGCCCTcggagaagctcaagcaaaACCATACTTCTACTCCTTCGGTTAGTTCGAAATTAAATGGAGCGACCGCCAACGGCGTGGACAACATTGACAGCCCGTACTTCAGAGAACTGCAAAGGTTCGTCATTTCCAAATGAAGTTCTGCGCATTCGCACTTTGATACGGAGCTAACAGGACGCTTATAGGAGCTTGCGCAATACTGTGAAGAAGCTGGTCAGTGACTACACCCCAGACTACCCTCTTGTGTCCCTTACCACTCACATTGCCTTGGACAGAATGCGACCGCTAAAGTTGATGCCATCATTGCCGAAAATCCCGGAAAATCCCTTGATGACCTGGttgccgagaagaagatcaatgCCGACCAAAAGGCGCAGGCATTGAAGAAGCCCGCTCTGCAAGCCACTATCGCTCAGATTGAAGAGCAGATCGCCAACTACAAGGAATTTGCTGCCCAGTACGAGCAACGCCTGGCCACCCAGCAGGCCGAGTTAGCGAAGGCCCATAAAGAGGAGTTGGACGCAATTCAGGAGAAAGCTGTCTCTGAGGCTAAGAAAGCGAGTCAGACTGACTTGAGACAGCGTCTGCTTAGCTTGAGCAAATTTCTCTGTGCTGCTGCCACCATGAGACGCTCTGGCGACGAAACCTCCAGTCTGACTCGTGCCTTTGAAGGTGTTCTATACCAGGTTTATGGAGGGTCGCACGAGGCCGTCAATTCGATGTTAAAGCTAATTGATGGTGTGGATGAAAAGGTTGTCAGTGTTGAAGGGGAGGCACTGGAGATCACCTGTAAGGCAACTACCTCCCGCCCCAATGACCCAGTTCCTCGTTGCTAACGGCTCTGGTCTATTAGATAACAAAGTGAAACAAACTTCTGAAGAGCACGCCCCCGCAACTGAAGAAGTAGGCACGGATGCTGCTCCCGAATCGGATCCTACTCTGGCCAATGCTGGTTACACTGAACTCCAGGATTGCTCTTATGACACCGGAATCCCCGCCGCGAGCGAGCCCACCACTGCTGTATCCCAGCCCGAGCAGGTCGCTCCACCGGCGCAGACGCTCGTTGACGATGCTGCTAACCCTGTTGCCGAGGCTAGCTGGAATCCCAAGACTGGCGATTCACTTGCATCCTCGGCGAATAACGATGGCTGGGTTGAAGTGCCACGTGATCCGGCCGAGACTGATACTGGCCTTGAGGCTACCCCTGTAGCTGCTGACACGGGCGACAACAATGTGATTACAGAAGAGACCACGGAAAATGGTGCTGAGAATGTCACTGTGTCTAAATCGCAAGGCGGCGACGGTTTCGAAGCGGTCGTGCATCATCAGAGACAGCCTAGTTCCCGTGGCCGTGGCCGTGGCGGGCGTGGACGTGACGGGTTTCGGGGACGCGGACGTGGTGATTTCAGGGGTCGTGGTAGAGGTCGTGGCGGCCGCGGACGTGGCGGACCTAATGGCAACACAGTCACCCCTCCTGCCGGATCTCAGTAAAGCATACGCTTCAATTGTCAGTGAACCTACCGCCTTGGTCGGGATAGGCTGTCTGTGAGAGTCTGTCACCAGTTCCCACGCTTTCTACTTTACCATACACCAGACTTCTGACACTGCTTCTTGGGCTCCTTAAAGTCTCTCCTTTCCCACTGCGGCCATTGTGGTCTTCTGCATTCTCTATCTGTCTTACTATTCCTATCTAATAGGTTATGGGTAATGGTGGTGTTACGGGTCACGAAAGCGACGAATCTTCTGAAATGCTTACAATAAGGGGTCGGAAGGCTGAGGGAAGAGACATTGGCTTATGTCTTTACAAGCCTCCTTGGCTCTACgtcttttttccttttggaaGATAAACTCCAAAAGTCGGTTCCTGGTTGTATATGTCTTGCATCTTTGAGCGTGCATGGTATATTGCtctttaatttctttcttctcctcccccctcttctcatGGGTAGTTCGGCTCTCATGGCTGCGCTTTTAACTAGTCAAcactcttcttctgtaatttattttataattttgtTGGCGCATGGGGTCGATGGCTGGACCGTTGGACGTGGCAGTGTGCTTGGACGGAGACTGGCTGTTGACAGCCTGAGAGGATGCGTTTGTGGGTGAAAGGGCGACTGGACCTGCTTTTCAGTGTAGTAAAGTTGCAGTCAGTCAATGGGACCAGCGGCAGATATCACTGTACAggttttttcttcttttggatcATGACGAGTAATTCCATGCCTTATATTTCGCCGATCATGTGGCTTACATAAGTCGACAAATTGATTCATTTTAGGGAATCGATCAGATCATCGGTTTGCAAAGGTCATCCCCCCAGCtacatttatttatttatacatTTGGGATCGGGAAATCTTCATGCTGGACTaatcgttctttctttcttttcacttACCCATAGACTTGACCTTTTCCCTTTACGATCGTTATGGCGCTAGCCGCTGATCagcggaagaagatcctcaaGGTCTTGATGACATCTTTGCTTCTGGATTTGGTACGTGACCCTCAGTTCCTATCCAGCCGACTGCGCCGTCTTAACCATTGTCTTCCAGATATCCTTCACCTTCATTTTACCGCTATTTCCTTCCTTATTGACGTTCTACCGCAACGCAGACCCTTCCCCCGCGTCTCTCTTGAATCAAATATTTCGCTACCTAAACGCTTACAAGAACGCTTTTGCCAAAACAATCGACTCCCGCTATGATATCGTCCTTCTAGGAGGCGCTCTGGGTTcgctcttctctttcctccagGCCCTTGCCGCCCCAGTCATCGGGCGTCTCTCCGACAAATATGGCCGCAGGACAGCGCTTCTATGCTCAATGGCGGGCAATATCCTTAGCGTCGCGCTCTGGGTTGCTGCCACAGACTTTCGCACCTTTGTTGCTAGTCGCATTGTTGGAGGCCTTAGTGAAGGCAATGTGCAGCTGGCTAATGCTATAGCCACTGATATCAGCGATGCCAGTCAGAGGGGCTCGACCATGGCCTTAGTGGGCGCTTGCTTTAGCATTGCATTTACTTGCGGCCCAGTGTTGGGGGCAGCTCTTTCCAACATTACGGTCGTGGCGGCGAATCCGTTTGCAACGGCTGCGGGGATGTCGCTTCTTCTGATCGTTGTCGAGACGCTCTATCTGTACCTCTGCCTCCCGGAGACGCACCCTCGTCTCACTAAGCTCACCCAAGCTACGCCTCAGTCCAACGGTACCAAGTTTGCGAGCAGTGAAACGAGTCGTTCAACACCGCGCGTGCATACCAATAATCCTGCCGTGCTCAATCTGattcatttcctctttcttcttcccttctcggGCTTGgaattttcccttcccttcctgaCTGCGGCATTCTACGCCGGGCACAAAGCAAGCCCTTCCGCGCTAAATGGCCGTCTCTTGTCTATGATGGGTCTCATTGCATCCTTGCTCCAGGGTACCGTCGTACGACGCTTGCCCCCGCTCGTTACTGTCCGCGCGGGTGTGGTGGCTTGCACCATTtcgttcttcctccttgctcGTGTTTCTTCTCTACCCGGGCTATACGTTGCGAGTGGATTCCTAGCCATCACTAGTGCTACTGTAGTGACCGGGCTGAACAGTTTGGGGAGCTTCGAAGCACAAGAAGGAGAGCGCGGCGCTGTGCTGGGCCGGTTGAGAAGCTGGGGGCAGGTGGGCCGTGCAACGGGGCCTGTACTTTTCTGTTCACTTTTTTGGTGGGTTGGCCGCGAGATTGCCTATACCACTGGAGGATTCCTGATGCTTGCTGTTTGCGTGGGAGTGTTTACGACTTTGAGGTCACCTCCTATTGCGCCTGCAGcccaaaagaagaaatgagGATAAAGGTCTGAATGTCGTCACTGGCCTTATTACTAGGATATGTAGGCATATACGACGATGACGTGTTGCTTGGTTGAAAACCTGTACAATATACTGATAGACTGCATGGATTGATTTTCGGCTCACTGCTGGCTCAGTGGCCGGGATTGTCCGCTCTGCCAGTGATTTCACTCCATGAAGAGAAACTCTACTGGCTTCATGTTAAGAACTGGAACACACGCCGGATTTTTCAGTTGTTGTTGGGTATAAAATACATAAAGAGGGGCAAAAATACATTGTAGAGTAGGGAGTGTCTGTTCATAGAGACTCGATAGCCACGCCATTGTCGAGACTGACGCTCAATATAACTCCGTTAACCTTGTATCAAGTTCGATGCGCCATCACAAAGTTCTGGGTTTGGCTTTAGTCATAGTCACTCTAATAGATAGGGATAGAAATTCCACATCTACGATCAGCGATGTAAGCAATGTCTGTCCGTTGAATGCCAACGATAACCCTGACAGCTCTGCATCGCCAAACCAGGTCCAGTCACAGGGTCTAAAGATCCTCTCGCTTTCCCGATTAACCAGTCGGTCAACGATACGAACTTTGCCGTTCGTTCCCAGCCAgcagcatcatcagcatGTTCAATCGTATGTGACGAGATGCGGCCCTCCTCGTCAAATGAGAAGATAAAAAGCCCGGTAAACTGTTCCTCCTTGGATAGTGGAAAGATTGGAGCATCGCCACCCAACAACACACTCAGCCCTTTATTGATCCCATCCTTGGACGATGAAAGACGACCGTTCCCCTGCGATTCCAGACGGTCTTTACCATTCATTGATCTAGTGGCGGCCGACGCCTCCGAATAAGAGTCCTCGCCC
The sequence above is a segment of the Aspergillus flavus chromosome 4, complete sequence genome. Coding sequences within it:
- a CDS encoding SPX domain protein, producing the protein MRFGKTLKNSIYPPWSGKYIDYHKLKVLLREHDVTGDGSDSDTQWTEQDEEAFVQELINVQVDKVNAFQVETSQQLRERTSACETKLRPLAPSDENEVPTIVDENERKTIASEVLQELDGITKEVSELEKYSRINFTGFLKAAKKHDRKRGARYRVKPLLQVRLSQLPFNSEDYSPLVRRLSVMYSFVREISSQGVVEPKDVEAPRFGQDSYSSLKFWVHSDNILEVKTYILRRLPVLIYNPGTSKELETLPDDPTITSLYFDTPQFDLYTQKVARAPEASSLRIRWTGNLKDKPAIFLEKKVVTDDDRSKEVKVQLKQKHVKEFLDGEYRFDKKLHRMTDMGNGESEQAESLKRDVDELQSFIKEHQVQPMLRANYTRTAFQIPGDDRIRISLDTNLALIREDSLDEERPCRDANEWHRTDIDNVGMEYPFSTVRTGEIARFPYGLLEIKLRGESAHKAEWVNDLMVSHLVKEAPRFSKFVHGVAQLFEDYVNSFPFWLGEMENDIRRDPETAFQQERERIAKRAEDDMAVGSFLGNRASPSVKPLVGSPISRLPDVESSTRPRPSPQAAPSSRPSALEGVSHEVPESSEQEDRPVTLSRLAALFPTFSFSRASRVQQASVALPPGVREPGTWIKDSGPVKVESKVWLANQRTFIKWLHVSILLSSLSLGLYNAAGKTNDIARALAIVYTCFAIFSAAWGWYMYEKRSRLIRQRSGRDLDNTFGPIVVCIGLAVALVLNFAFKYSSTLEKLRQEQPSHTDMPTLVNQGGHAL
- a CDS encoding NUDIX hydrolase domain-like protein (NUDIX family hydrolase) — translated: METPKSELLEAVPLSSSLHDALRYLHDHPYPHVPNPPACNKRASVALVLRVRPTHNHWPDSQHSSITPQENNTASVKQRLNTFFSQDWVQNGDPEALFIKRASRVGDRWTGHVALPGGKRDPEDADDKAAAIREASEEVGLDLTADEYIFVGNLPERVVSTGWTSVPLMVLCPYVFLLTCSDSPTLRLQPTEVASTHWVPLSALLSPSQRTVEYVDISQRYAKTSGFITRLTYRYILGLMEFSAVRLRPTESLWCNPSFGFAAIDSRGPSPLMQRLKAWFFGNRPDPEDQTQPLLLWGLTLGILADFLDMLPPHTAVQLWEYPTFTFPDLRLITSILTYRLRKSNKLQAKSRPQLSNTAVGSQTSGVSVTSNDDAAEASHFHNEVGIEGLGVGRYYGSSETKELERDTHAVGIMLKGYYAKLRFAIQIFLAWRAAIGSLAVLYTWRLFRRRK
- a CDS encoding permease of the major facilitator superfamily (tetracycline transporter, putative) produces the protein MALAADQRKKILKVLMTSLLLDLISFTFILPLFPSLLTFYRNADPSPASLLNQIFRYLNAYKNAFAKTIDSRYDIVLLGGALGSLFSFLQALAAPVIGRLSDKYGRRTALLCSMAGNILSVALWVAATDFRTFVASRIVGGLSEGNVQLANAIATDISDASQRGSTMALVGACFSIAFTCGPVLGAALSNITVVAANPFATAAGMSLLLIVVETLYLYLCLPETHPRLTKLTQATPQSNGTKFASSETSRSTPRVHTNNPAVLNLIHFLFLLPFSGLEFSLPFLTAAFYAGHKASPSALNGRLLSMMGLIASLLQGTVVRRLPPLVTVRAGVVACTISFFLLARVSSLPGLYVASGFLAITSATVVTGLNSLGSFEAQEGERGAVLGRLRSWGQVGRATGPVLFCSLFWWVGREIAYTTGGFLMLAVCVGVFTTLRSPPIAPAAQKKK